The following DNA comes from Nymphalis io chromosome 20, ilAglIoxx1.1, whole genome shotgun sequence.
gaatcttaaccgatgatcgtgggttcaaacccgggcaagcaccactgaattttcatgtgcttaatttgtaattataattcatctcgtgcttgacggtgaaggaaaacatcgtgaggaaacctgcatgcgtctaatttcattgaaattatgtcacatgtgtattctaccaacccgcattggagcagcgtggtagaataagttctaaaccttctccgcaaaaagggattggaggcctttgcccagcagtgggacattaacaggctgttactgtacacacCGGGTGACTCCTACATTCTCATCGTCTCACATTGGCTCTAGAATCATTACCTAGTGTAATACGATCCATCCCAATGATTATGTGATTTTCTTGGGTGATTTCAATATACCCAATCTTAGAgctcaaaattcaatttaaccaATCACACTCACACAAACTTACGTACACTCAAATACTTACACACATACAATCActtatacacacacaaataacAGTGTAACTGCATAGCCACACTCACCTACACATAGTCTGTGTCGCCTAATCGAAATGTGCTGTTTTTTTAGCTCattattatttcgttaaatttacattttattttttaagctgtGTGCTACTGTTTCTTTCTGTTAactttattaggttttttttttacgctggaaaaacgcattacgcgtttcccccacgggaacagtgggggggtatgtgggtatcgccgatgtccgaggcgccgagtgcgccccgaacgacggaatacccactaaaaaaccagcggtatcctttccgtcataacgaggagcgccacgggatcgcttgcgcatgctaccgcgacgctctgacgggtggcctgcgtatgcaggcctccattctctatggggattaccaggctactgagaaccccctagtcccagcgaaACTTTATTAGGTTTGCATAATTCAATCGAAAACAGTAATTGACTCTATTGTCtgtgtattgtatttttaataccaacatattttgtattatgctgttgtttttcataaataaataaataaatataatcgcctttttttaaattctataagaaatattataagtattgaagttacgttacgttacgtctACTGGTAactggttttgtgcaagctcgtcggggtaagtaccacccactcatcagctaatcttccgcaaaacagcaatacttgatattgctgagttccgttttgaagggtgaagtgtaattacaggcaaaagggacatacaatcttagttcccaaggctggtggcacattagctatgtaagcgatggttgacatttcttacaatgccaatgtctaagggcgtttggtgaccacttaccatcaggtggcccatatgctcgtccgccttcctattctataaagaaaaaaagaaagtaaTGTATTTGGTTACTATGTGAACAACGAAGAGAAATAAATGGGTATTAATAGTCCAAGACCAAAAAATACTTGGACAATATTAATAGTCCAAGGAAAGAATAAGTTTCTAAACtgctataattatacatatgacATTTTACACTGATGATTATAACACACCTAGCAATTGATGAAGTATTAATGACAgattttaagcaattatttaaattaatataatttttgaagcAAAATACCAGACAAATGTCAATTTTTACGAAATTTTAGGAAATTCTATTAACATTCGTATGCCTGGAAAATGTCGAAATCTATACTGTCGCTATGTGATAATACaaggaccaattctactaacaaagtGTCATTTTATCGCAATcaaatcgaagcgtgatcgttgccgtttttcctttttcttattctttaatttaattatcgaccagtgccataaaagttaaaaattacgtttgatttttacataacggtatatgttaacatattatcggttcggttccgattcaaataaatacagatgattcaaagttggaccGGAATTGAATCAGGAACGTATTGTAACCGTTATAAATgagtagaattcggccccagtagtgctattctgtaataatggtacgctattttgatgcttgcATCCTTTTTAATCTTACAATTATTAAGGTCAATGTCGCTTATCACTATTTGAAATTTCATGATGACTTTTTAGTTCTTACAAAATGCATTTTATACGCAATTTTTTATCAGCTAGTAATATTAGGGTTTCAGAGCAATTTGCAAGGAAAGAATTCCATTATTGTATCCCATTGCTTCTCTATTTACGTCACGACAAATATTAGTGTGAGATTAAATACGGCTGTCATTGTACATTCGTTTCAGTTAGTTTATAACGTGTATTTAACTTTTTCTCTTATGATCTAAGAGAGACTCatgtatatcatataatatgaaatatactaCCAACAAACGTCAATTGTTTGTTTtcctgtgttccggtttaaaataggtgatagtttttataagatttctgtttttaaatttgttctaaaaaaagTTTCAGTGAGCCGGTATAATTAAACGAACGCATAATCTCTTAGCGCTGGCGGCGAATTGGTTATATAAGGAGTAGCTTTTATGCAGTGATAATGTAATTTACATGTCTGCCTTTCATATAAATAAGTGCTGCAAATCAAATTTAACTTAACACAGTAGATATTTtcatcttatattaaaaaattgtattgaatttttttaatttgatagaaTCAGAaaaagcattgtttaaataatcaccgCCTACATAAATCTTGATTGATACGCTACTTTCAGAGGAAACATGCACAACAAACGAAGGTGGCGTCGGAAGTTGCATAGCAATAGCCTCGTGCCCGACCTACGTGAAGCTATTGCAACAATTCAGAACAAAACCGGCATATGTGCAAGTGTTGAAGAGAGCTCATTGCGGCTTTGAAGGAAACTATCCTAAGGTAATTAATACAAGCCttagtaagttttaaatattatagaagaTGTAATTTTTACGTTAGCAATTATGATAGAAGTTAGAAGTGTATTTAGTTGTATCATCGTCGGCCATGCCAGCCAATCGTCATTCACGTCTGGATATAGGCTTTACTCAACGTACTCACTTCCACATCCATTCTGGTACCGACACCCTCTTTAGGTGATTTGTTGACCTGGCTGGTGAGCGTtctaaatatgattttatattgtgTTGTAATTAAAATCTTTGTTCCAGGTTTGCTGCCCAATAGCCACTACACCTAATGATCCGCTACAATCCACACCCTCTCACGCGGCACCTACTGTGATAGCTTCTGTAACAGATGACGCGGTATCTAACAAATCCCTGGCATCAGACTTCCTTCCAGCGTTCCCGGCGCCACCAGATTGTGGAGTTAGCAACGTCTCATTTACTAGAGTGGTCGGAGGAGTTGACGCTAAGCTAGGTACTGAAATCTATATACATGTTGAAAACGTGATGGTTGATGCGGAcgctttttgatatatttttttaaccaagTTATTTCTCTTCATATACATTTTTGGTATTATTGATCTCAGCTCACTCACAATTCTTAGTTCTTTATACTTTCGCCATCTCGTCAAATTTACTCTCCTTTTCACACACATCATTCCTTTTCCCTCGTTCATGCTTAAGTTTCACTATCAACAAAACATTATCAGTTATCTAAACTAATAAATGAgtagacagtaacagcctgttaatgtcccacagctgggctaaggcctcctctcccttttgaggagaaggtttggagcttattccaccacgctgctccaatgcgggttggtagaatacacatgtggcaggatttcaatgaaattagacacatgcaggtttcctcacgatgttttccttcaacgtcaagcatgagatgaattataaacacaaattaagcacatgaaaaatcagtggggtttgcccgggtttgaacccacgatcatcgaaaTAAGCATACTTAATAGTTTTTGGTAAGCGcatctatatgtatataggttTTCTCAGAATATTGTAAAAGTTGATAAACGCTATTCACTTTGAATAAATCATACAAATTCAATAGCAGAAAATATTCTTCGACGCATTATTTGTTTCTTGAATTATATtaacgggtttgaacccacgatcatcggttaagattcacgcgttcgaaccactgggccatctcagctttgaTGAGTAGATGTTTTTTCGTAATTCTAATTGAagaaactaataattaaattgtctatTAAACAGATTGTAAAGcacgtaaaataattatttacaataaaacttatataagaagGTTACAACACTTTTCTGataatgtttcaaaatatataaatagtagcgCTTCGCAGTTTAGTTCACTTAAAACTTAGACTTATCACGTGACAAAGTTGAATTTGGTGTTCACGTACTAtgcaaataaacattaatattcttGAAAGGCTTGTGCGTGCTCGATGATACTTTTCTTTATATTGTTACAATCACTAAGTTGCCctcatttttttagttttcgTTATAATGATCTTTCCCAACGTGGGTTAACTCCAAGTATAatctaacatttttatttaaatggacTTAATTACGtggtatttaatttatctttttatcaGGTGACTTCCCGTGGATGGCGTTACTGGGTTACAAAGAAAGCGGTGACGCTGAAACTCACTGGAAGTGTGGAGGTTCCCTCATCAGCTCGCACCACGTGTTAACCGCAGCGCATTGCATACATCGCCATGAAAAAGATTTGTAAGTTATtccaattattttatagtaccaAATAATGGGGTTTCCTTTTATGCACAACACACTTCTttgccaaggttggtagcgcattggcaatgtaaggaatggttgatacttcttacatcgccaatgtctatgaccacttaacatcaggtgatccatttgcccgtccgcctacctataacaacGTTTCATACGAACTTTTGTGCAAAAATTTATTATGTTGCCCCTGCGGTTAAGGCTGTACCTGGTATCAgttagtcattttaaaatggtaTCAAGTTTATATTGTACTATTAGGCGTATCGTTACAtcgcggagacctttcgctgccgagcgtgatagcGAGCGtgatgccatgcttggtagcgagaggtgctggataGAGATGGTCtatccttctgcgaaaatgtcatgtcgcagaaggaggccgcggagtggGAGCGCGAGGATGGTGCCTCCGCAGACctgcttcgccgaagaagaccggggagaagacgtcggcgctatgcgcatcttctcctctcGCTGCGAGTGTCGCCGGGtctagggggtctctgtacccagAGAACCCCCTatgatttggaggcccgcagaagcgggtcaaccgtcgggacggcacggtatgCGATAGCgttcccgtgacgtcccccgacaagacggagtgggtaccgctggttttttagggggtattccggcgccttcagcgccggcgagtacCACAtaaccccccacctcatgtgggggaaacacataaaggTGTTTTCCAGCAAGAAAAAAAAGGCGTATcattacataattacataattgcTGCTGCTGATTTCGAGGTTCTAAGTTCGAGTCTCCGATAGATCAAATTCTATTGCTTTTGTCTGTcaataaattttcagtagcaactTCACCATAAAAGTTATAAAGGCGGTAgtgtgtgggtgtgtgtgtgAGCCTGTTCTTactccggtcgtgttggattacTAACTCATCAAACTATGAGTGTGAATAAATGGATACTGCGCCTGTATTTCAGACACATACTTGTGAACTATATCTTCTCAACTTTCGATTTAAGTACGCAGAGTAAAATCGAGAGGGCATCGTCATCATCAcgcaaataaattatagtaaattgTATTGAAACACATTTTCCTGCATGACAACACtgcttaaaatgaattatattgttCGCAGATACTTAGTGCGACTCGGTGAGCTGGACTACGCGAGGGAGGATGAAGGAGCAACTCCGATAGACGTCCTCATCAAGTACAAGATCAAACACGAAGGCTACAATTACAAGACGTACGTGAATGATATCGGATTACTGATACTGCAAAACGATGTAGAGTTCACAGGTAAATATTAGTTTGGATAAACTTGTTAATTACGTAATTtagcaataaattaataaacgctGTGCATAAACATCAAAtcgaagtaaaaataaataaataagagtttattttacactttatacacataaatgaatgtttgtatgtttgatcTCTACGCGTTAAACACATCACATATGTATGTACGCTCGAGAACCTCCCTAGTccttaataatacaataattaaaaaaatgtctgctTGTCcttcaaaataaacattacctTTCTTTACGGTCGGGTTGCtaggtaatataaatatgtttttatttgtatctctGACAGTTTTACACAACATATTTCCAACAAATGCCTTACATCCACCAACTTAATATGTAGTACCAATTATAGGATACATAATTGCCATCCACAGTTTCAAAtttggttaaaattaatttaacaataagtaTAACTAAGGATAGCATTGTTTAAGACATTTAGAGAcgattataagtttatttatataaatgaggctaaaatgtatgtacaaattaagaaacgaaaacaaaatgtaaatactattaatatatttttcaatatagatTAAAGGTTTACctttatgtacaatatacacaaatatataataataataaatattcctaaTTTTCTGAGTTAAATGTTAATGGACTAAGGTCTTTCTTTTTGAGACTACTCCAATGCAGTTTGGTGTATACACCAGTTTTGCAGCTTTTCATGTAACACTTGAAGATTCTCATATGTTTTGATTCACTGACGCGCACGAAACgaattataagcataaaatCTAAAATCTCCGGTTAATTTTCAAGTTTtgtaaccactgagccatctttaccccaattatttatattcaaatgtatGGTTTTGTATTCCAGAATTTATCAAGCCCATATGTTTACCTGTGACCAGCGATTTAAGGAGTAATACCTTTGAGAAATACAACCCTATCATAGCTGGATGGGGACATACTCAATACGGTAAGTCagattaacatttatatatatatattttttatataaaatcagtaTACGGACTAGGGCCACCGACTATATACATGGCGctctaaaaatattagtaatgcaccatcaacctcGAGAAATAAGTGGATATGTCACTACTGCCTGGTTACTCACTCAgtcatcaaaccggaacacaacaatattaaccattgctgaCTGAGCCATATTGGTTAGCTGTACTTCTAAACAATTTTCTATTAATCTCAGGTGGTACATCAGCATCACACTTGCAAGTTTTGCAGCTGCCAGTTGTCAGTAATGACATTTGTAGAAAAGCGTACATCGATTACAAGGCCCAGGTGATAGACGAGCGAGTTTTATGTGCTGGATTCAAGAAGGGCGGTAAAGACGCTTGCAAAGGAGACAGTGGTGGACCATTGATGCAGCCAATTGTAAGTAGTGACCAAATTCCTTAact
Coding sequences within:
- the LOC126776597 gene encoding venom protease-like; the encoded protein is MEETCTTNEGGVGSCIAIASCPTYVKLLQQFRTKPAYVQVLKRAHCGFEGNYPKVCCPIATTPNDPLQSTPSHAAPTVIASVTDDAVSNKSLASDFLPAFPAPPDCGVSNVSFTRVVGGVDAKLGDFPWMALLGYKESGDAETHWKCGGSLISSHHVLTAAHCIHRHEKDLYLVRLGELDYAREDEGATPIDVLIKYKIKHEGYNYKTYVNDIGLLILQNDVEFTEFIKPICLPVTSDLRSNTFEKYNPIIAGWGHTQYGGTSASHLQVLQLPVVSNDICRKAYIDYKAQVIDERVLCAGFKKGGKDACKGDSGGPLMQPIPENMTSYFFQIGIVSYGRRCADAGFPGIYSRVTYFVPWLQQNILGSA